TCGCGCCCGAGGCGTGACCGACGAGGGGACCGCGGCGATCCCGGCGCGGCTCGTCCATTACCTGACCCTCCTTCTCGGCTTCGGGCTCGCCCTGAACGCGCTCGGCGTCAACCTGACCGCGCTCTTCGCCGCCGGCGCGCTCTTCGCCGTCGGCATCGGCTTCGCTCTGCAGAACGTGATGGAGAACTTCGTCTCCGGAATCATTCTGCTGCTGGAGCGGGTGATCAAGCCGGGCGACGTGGTCGAGCTGGAGAACCGGATCGTCCAGGTGGTGCGCATGGGGATCCGCTCCACGGTGGCGCGCACCCTGGACGACGAGGACCTGATCGTCCCCAACGGCTTGCTGGTGAGATCCACCGTCAAGAACCTCACTCTCCGGGACAACCTCCACCGTCTCCGTTGTTCGGTTGGCGTGACCTACGGATCGGACATGGCGCTCGTGGAGAAGACGCTCACCCGGGCGGCCGAGTCGGTCCCCTGGCGGATCCAGGATCGCCCCGTGCGGGTTCTGTTGCGGCGTTTCGGCGACTCGTCCGTGGAGTTCGAGGTCTCGGTCTGGATCGACGATCCCTGGAAGCGCCAACAGCAGCGATCCGAATTGAATCACGCGGTCTGGAACGCGCTTCGCGAGGCGGGAATCACCATAGCGTTCCCGCAGATGGACGTGCATTTCGACGAAGAGGTGGTCCGGTCCATCGGCGCGGCGAGGACCGGCTGAGGGAGCGGCCGCACCGGGGATCAGTAGTCCTTCCCCCAGCCGATCCCGATGGCGGACTGGTCGTGTCGGCCGAAGAGGGTCTCCACGCGCAGCCGCCCGGTGAGGAAATACTCCAAGGCCACGTAGAGGGCGCTTCTCCCCTCGATGGCCTGTTCATACTTCAACAACAATCGCCGGCTGATGTACTTGCCGATCACCAGCGAACGTCCGCCGTTCTTCCCGCGCCCGCTCTCCACGCTCACCAGATCGACGCCCAGGTCGCGGGAGAGGCGCGCCCCGATCTGGGCCGCGCCGAAGAAAGCGGCCATGTCCCCCGCCCGCTCCTGCACCAGGAGCATCTGGTCGTGGTCGAGCTGGTCCAGCGATCGCCCGAACAGGAGGAAGGAGAGGATGTCCCCTTCGCTCATCTCCGGCTCCGACTCGAGTGAGAGTACGGGCTTATGGACCGTCCCCTGGAAAAGAACGCGGATGAGCGAACCGTCCACGTTGGCGGAAAGAACCATGTCCATCGCCGGGTCCGCCTCGTCCTCGCCGTAGAAGGTGACGGTGCCGCGCTCCACCCGGAAAGCCCTGCCGAGAAAGAGGAGGCTCCCGCGCACCGCGCTCAGCTCGCCGACCACGGTCGGGTACTTCCCTTTTTGAAGGAGACGCAGTTCGCCGGCGAGTTCCACCTCCAGGCCGCGGCCGCGGATCCAGAGACCGGAAGGGATGAGGAGGCCGACGTCCAGGTCGAAAGCGCGCGCCGGCGCGGCGACCTCCGCACGCGGCTGTCCCCCGCCTCCCTCCGGTTTGTCCGGCTCGGGGGGACCCTCCGTTGCGGCCTCCTCCGCCTCGATCCGCCAGAGGGTCGCCTCCCCCTCGCTCGGGAGCAATTCCCGAATCTCTTCCGGGACGCGGAGGACGCCGCCGCGCAGCTCGAAATCCCCGGCCAGCGACGGGGCGAGCCCGGTCCCTCCCAGACGGGCCTCGCCGTCGATCGCAACGCGGCTTCCGTCCATGCGCGAGAATCCGAAGCGGTGCGCCGCGAACATCCCGTCCAGCGCGGGATCACGCGGATCCCCGCGCATTTCGAGACGGAGATCGCAGGAACCGGAGAGGCCGATTTCCGGCGGGAGGAGCGCGTTGAAATCGGAAGGTTCCAGCCCCTCCGAACGGACCTTCAGGCTCATCTCCCCCGCGCCCCGATCGAACGACGGCGGCGAAGGATTCCACGTCACGGGCAGCGCCAACTCCCCCCGGAGAAGATCGCGCTCACCGTCGCGCAGCAGGAGCGCCGCTTGAAGGCCGTCCCCCGGAGGCACGGAATCGGCCGCCTCGCTCTCCATGAGAGAAACGCGCGACGTCGAATCGCCCGTCGCCGCGCCTCCGCCGAAGGAGGCGGCGACGTCCAGGCGGTGGCTCGCGAGACGGGCGTCGTCGGGGAAGGTGACCCGCAAGTTCGCGCCGGCGGCCGGGAGCCGAGCACTCCCCCGGAGGTGGATCGTTCCATCGACCGCGACGGTGCGGGCTCCCTCTCCGGCCCTCCCGCCGGAGAGAGGAACCGGGAAACCTCGGAGACGGCCGTCGAAGGAGATCGGATCCTCCCTCCCGCCGAAGACGGGTGGGAAGGGACCGAAGGCGACGGGTAGGCGGCCCTCCCCCGCGAAGAGGGTGTCGGCTTCGGCGGTGAGGGCGACGCGGAGATCGGCGCCGGAACGATCCCCTCGCAGATCCAACGCGGCGATGACGGAGCGCGCGGCGTAAAGGATCCCTTCTACCTGAAGTTTTCCCTCCGCCGTCCCGTCCCCATCCTCATTCCAGTCGAGGAGAACGCGGCCGGGCCACAGATCGTCGGAGAGGAGAAGCCCTTCCGGTTTCGGAGGGAGACGAAGATCGGCGCGCAGCGCGAGGTCGGAGCGCTCCGGCCGGAGCGACCCGACGGCGTTGAGCGAACCGAGCCCCCCGCGCATCTCGAGACTGTCGACCGAGAAAAGGCCCCTCT
This window of the Candidatus Eisenbacteria bacterium genome carries:
- a CDS encoding mechanosensitive ion channel gives rise to the protein MNLSDKLAGIREFLNVPILRVSGTEITLFTLILALVILVAGYWLARALERAVIRLFRARGVTDEGTAAIPARLVHYLTLLLGFGLALNALGVNLTALFAAGALFAVGIGFALQNVMENFVSGIILLLERVIKPGDVVELENRIVQVVRMGIRSTVARTLDDEDLIVPNGLLVRSTVKNLTLRDNLHRLRCSVGVTYGSDMALVEKTLTRAAESVPWRIQDRPVRVLLRRFGDSSVEFEVSVWIDDPWKRQQQRSELNHAVWNALREAGITIAFPQMDVHFDEEVVRSIGAARTG